ACGCGGGTATCCTGCAGCCCCCCCGCTAACACCGCCATCGGATACGCGAGAGACACCCAGTACAATGACCCGTCGATCCGGCAGAACCCATGAGGCCTTATTGCGGTGGAGCGTTGTTGGACTGCTGGCGACAGTCCTGCTGGGCGCCGGAATTGCCTTCATGACCCACATGCCAGGCCGCTCCCATAGTGGAGCTCTGCCGCCGCTGGCCCCTGAGGCTATCTTGTTGCGCACGCGGCTTCAGGGGCACGTGAAGGTGCTGGCGGGAGACATCGGCGAGCGACATCTGTGGCGCCACGATGCCCTGGAGTCTGCGGCGCGATATATCGAGGCGTCCTGGACCGGCATGGGTCATGTAGTTGCATCCCAGCGTTATGTGGCGTACGGCAAGCCGGTGCGTAACCTGGAGGTGGCATTGCCGGGCTCAGTACAGCCGCCCGAGATCGTCCTGGTCGGTGCCCACTACGACACCGTCGCCGGCTCGCCAGGGGCCAACGACAACGCTTCCGGCGTAGCGGCGCTGATCGAGCTCGCACGGCTGCTGGCTGGGTCGCGGGCGCGGCGCTCCATACGTTTCGTGGCCTTCGTCAACGAGGAGCCGCCCCTGTTCTACAGCCCCGACATGGGCAGCCGGGTCTACGCCCGTCGGGCCGCCGAGCGGGGTGAGCGGATCGTCGCTATGCTGTCCTTGGAGACCCTCGGCTATTATAGTTCCGCCTCAGGCAGCCAGCGCTATCCCAACTCGCTGTATCGCCTGTTCTATCCCGACCGGGGCGATTTCCTCGCTTTCGTGGGTAACCTCGACTCGCGTCCCCTCGTGCGAACCGTGATCGAGGCATTCCGCCGCCATACGGCCTTTCCCTCAGAGGGGGTCGCCGCTCCGGGCTGGTGGGGCGGGGTGCACTGGTCGGATCACTGGTCGTTCTGGCGCGAAGGCTATCCGGCCCTCATGGTGACGGATACGGCGCTCTATCGCTACCGTTATTACCACACGGCCGGCGATACCCCCGATCAACTCGACTACGAGAGCTTGGTCCGAGTGACGGCGGGACTCGCCCGAGTCGTGGCGGAACTGGCTCAGTAGGTTGGTTGGCTTACGGCAGGGTAACAGGATACCGGAGGGTCTCTCTGAGAGGCAGGAGAGTGACGGCTTTTGCCATACTCAAAAACGCATCAGACTATCATTCACCCACACAAGATCCGGAAGAGCTGTTTTTAGACGTTACGCAGCGAGTTCTTGGAGAATCTCAGGATGGCACTCGGCGATGACCGTGTACACGTGCCGTAACTGTACGGCATCGCCGTATGATTGTCAACGTCGGATGACAATGTCCTTTCCGCAGAGACCTGACGTTCGCGATCAGCCGCCGGT
The window above is part of the Candidatus Methylomirabilis lanthanidiphila genome. Proteins encoded here:
- a CDS encoding aminopeptidase — protein: MRWSVVGLLATVLLGAGIAFMTHMPGRSHSGALPPLAPEAILLRTRLQGHVKVLAGDIGERHLWRHDALESAARYIEASWTGMGHVVASQRYVAYGKPVRNLEVALPGSVQPPEIVLVGAHYDTVAGSPGANDNASGVAALIELARLLAGSRARRSIRFVAFVNEEPPLFYSPDMGSRVYARRAAERGERIVAMLSLETLGYYSSASGSQRYPNSLYRLFYPDRGDFLAFVGNLDSRPLVRTVIEAFRRHTAFPSEGVAAPGWWGGVHWSDHWSFWREGYPALMVTDTALYRYRYYHTAGDTPDQLDYESLVRVTAGLARVVAELAQ